One part of the Mytilus trossulus isolate FHL-02 chromosome 11, PNRI_Mtr1.1.1.hap1, whole genome shotgun sequence genome encodes these proteins:
- the LOC134690097 gene encoding uncharacterized protein LOC134690097 yields MACSSIVRQNINVRPIKFDWSIKGYHVFRLRPHVEIPLNVELEVNNPYDPHAMKVSVPTLQHIPQHLHDSVTKDGNPPQNICCFSANMAKHMTLGFNDTLCNTFSSPGFFIFSRLFIMFSKQVGRVPANLCKAFHLLTTRGYVENITCRYTGEATVSTRRLSHQQFRRRRGNEIHDQTGGGADLKCHYVIQIKKEYFEHAMHIIEECVTHEDLQQRLLNVTQAVPTTPTI; encoded by the exons ATGGCATGCAGTTCAATTGTTagacaaaatataaatgttagaCCTATAAAATTTGATTGGAGTATAAAAGGCTATCATGTTTTTCGTTTGCGGCCACATGTTGAGATTCCATTGAATGTTGAATTGGAGGTTAACAATCCATATGATCCACATGCAATGAAGGTGTCAGTTCCAACACTGCAGCACATCCCTCAGCATCTTCATGATTCTGTAACAAAAGATGGTAATCCACCACAAAATATTTGCTGCTTTTCTGCCAACATGGCCAAGCACATGACATTGGGCTTTAATGA TACATTATGTAATACCTTCAGTAGTCCCGGTTTCTTTATATTCAGTAGATtattcattatgttca GTAAACAAGTAGGGAGAGTACCAGCAAATCTGTGTAAGGCCTTTCATCTGTTGACAACAAGGGgttatgttgaaaatataacatgtaGATACACTGGGGAAGCAACTGTGTCAACAAGACGACTCTCCCACCAGCAATTTAGACGCAGAAGAGGCAACGAAATACATGACCAAACAGGAGGGGGAGCAGATTTAAAATGCCACTATGTTATTCAGATAAAGAAGGAATATTTTGAACATGCCATGCACATTATTGAAGAATGTGTGACTCATGAAGACTTACAACAAAGACTATTAAACGTCACGCAAGCTGTTCCTACAACCCCTACGATTTGA